TACGCAGGACCGCGGCGAGACGGCGGGCTTCTTCTTCGTCCAGGGGAGCAACGATGTTTCCGGCGTAATCAATACGTTCGGTCACCTCGAACCTGTCGCGGCGGCGGATGTAAGGGCCGGTCACATCGTTGTATGCGTCCCACAGGTCGTCTTTGGTGCCGTCCCGGATCTCGATGACGTCCCTGAATCCCTTGGTCGTGACCATGGCTGCGGGGGGAAAGTTGCGGGTAATCAGGGCGTTTGTTGCTACCGTGGTGCCGTGTGAGAACAGCGACACGTCAGCCAGATTAATCTCGGCGCGTTCCACTCCGTTCAATATCGCCAGCATGGGGTCAGCTGGTGTCGATGGGACCTTGGTGACACGCATGCGCTGTGTTTCTTCATCGAAAATGCAGACGTCGGTAAATGTTCCCCCGACGTCGACGGCGACTCTGAGATTAGACATCTATGTTCCTCCAGGAAGCTGATTGGGTAGCAACAACCATCCGCTGTGACGTGAATCTCTGTCACTGGCGAAACTAAAATTAAGAGACGGAAATCATTGTGAAAATTACAATCACCCTTCAGTCCGGCGCTCCGTTACGTCGAAGTTAGGAGTCGGGATGCCCGATAAGTCTGTCGTCAGACTTCATGACGTGGTGTCAGAGGCTCCGTTGGGTTTGGCTCCTCTGGTCCCGGGTAGCCCGGACGCTGTCATCACGGGAGCGCACACAAGTGACATCCATAATCCGGCGGGCTGGTTGGAGCCGAACACTGTGCTGCTCACTACCGGGCTGAGGTTTGTGAACGCGGAACGGGATGAACTGCTGGCCGTGAGACTCGTCGAAGATCTGCGGAAGGCCCGCGTAGCGGCCCTGTTTTTCGGGATTGGGGTCTACTTTGACCAGGTCCCTGCGATGCTGGTCGCGGCTTGCAAACAGGCCGGGTTCCCTCTGTACACGGTGGCACACGACGTTCCCTTCCACCGGATCGAGAACTTTATTAACCAGTCCCAGGCCTCTCCTGACGCCTACCTTCAAAAGCGGGCGCTCTGGCTCAGCAATGATCTGCTGCAAAGCATCTCTGCTGAGAACCCCGTCCACGCCCTCATTGTCAGGCTCGCGATGGCATGCCGGGGTACAGCGGTGCTATACGAAGATTCCGGACGAATCGTCGAATCCTCCGGGGACGGGCCGACCCACTTGATCTGGAAAGAGCTGCGTAAAGGCAATAACAGTTCTGAGATTCTGGTGATAGGACAGTGGGGAGTCATGGCCCGGCCACTGGTACTTCGAGGGGATGGCTTTGTCATTGCAGTGGCCAGTAGGAATCACCGCGTACTGAAGGATCTCGGAGACCTACTGCTGGAAACGACGCAGCGACTCCTTGCGGCAGTGAATGGAATCGCTCAGTTCTCAGATTCGAGACAACGGCACGAAAACACGCAATTGCTGACCCTGCTGCAGGACGGCGTGCCCGTGGCCCGCGAATTCAGGCACTGGGAGCGTATGCGTGCGTTCCGCTTTACACCCTACGAGCCCCTCCGGGCCGTGGTCGCCGCGAATCTCGCCCAAGAGCCAATGGACCCTTCCTTTTCGGAACAACTATTGCGACGCGCCGAAGCCAGTGGTCTGGGACTATTGCTCGCGGAGAATGGGCGAACTCCCGAGAGCCCCCCGGGCTTTCATGCTGTGGTTTCGAACTCATCAGCCTTGGACGCCTGGCTGGAGTTGACGGACAGTTCAGTATTCGTCGGCCTTTCTGAGCCGTATTCTGACCTTGCCAGGACCCCCGAGGCATTCCGGGAAGCAGAGGCAGCGGCAGGCATCGCCCGCAGACAAATCCAAGCGGCGACAAGGACCGGCTCCGGGATCTACAAGGGGATCGTCCGGCTGGACGACGTGGATCCAGCCACATGGCTCCTGGCCCGTCGGCAGTCACCACAAGATAAGGACAAGCTAAATCTATTTGTTGAAGCACTTCATGCCGACAGCGAACTGAAGCAGACGGTCATCTGCTACCTGGTGAACGATCTGGACGTAGCGAAGGTCGCTGGTGTGTTGTTCGTTCACCCGAACACCGTCCGATACCGGTTGAAGAAAGTTGAAACTCTGGTCGGCGGGTCACTATCGAGTCCACGGATAATTGCCAACCTTTACCTTGCCTTTCACGACGACGTAGTTGCTTTGAGCCAGACCTGGAACGAGCCGGGCAATCCGTAGAACACGCAACCTGCGCGCGGCTGCCGTGGAAGCGGACTAAGCAGAGCCTCCAGCCAGTCAGCGAGGCGGCACATCGCTTTCCGGGTGCCGGGCGGCCTGCTCTACCAGTTCTGTAAACCAAGGGCGGTGCCCTCTGTGGAATGTCATCCCTTCGGGCAGCCCCTGGACGGTGGGGACGGCATTGGCGATGTCGATGGTGATCCGGCCGCCGGCCAGGGGCGCGTTGGTGATGTGGAGGTCGCCGTAGGATTCCGGGAGGACCGGATCCATCCAAAAACCGCCACGGGAGACGTGGGTGTCGTAGCGCATCAGGCTTGTCACCAGCAGGATCGGGGTGGTCGCCGCCCAGGCCTGCGGTGAGCACGCCGTTGGATAGGGCACGGGCGCCGTGAACTGGTCCCGGCCGAAGCCGCAGAAGAGCTCGGGCAGGCGGCCGCCGGAGTATTCGGCCGCCTCGAGCAGCGCCGTGGCGATCCGCTGGGCCTGCTCCACGAACCCATAGCGCAGCAGCCCGGCGGCGATGATTGCATTGTCATGCGGCCAGACCGATCCGTTGTGGTAGCTGGCCGGGTTGTAGGCGCCCATGTCCGTCGCCAGGGTCCGCACGCCCCAGCCGCTGAACATTTCCGGGGACATCAGCCGTTCGACTACCAAGGGCGCCTTGTCTTCATCGATGAGGCCCAGCCAGAGGCAGTGGCCCATGTTGGACGCGCACGCGTCGACCGGCTGCTTGTCGCGGTCCAGGGCGATGGCGTAATACCCGCGCTCGGGAATCCAGAACTGCTCGTTAAACCGCTTCTTCAATTGCACCGCCCGGCCGGCGAGCTCATCTCCCAGGGCCGTGTCGCCGGCGTCGTACGCCATCGAGGCACGCGACTGATACGCGACATACACGTAGGCCTGCACCTCGCAGAGCGCGATTGGCGGCTCGGCCATCCTGCCGTCGGCGAAATTAATCCCGTCCCATGAGTCCTTCCAACCCTGGTTGATCAGGCCTTGGCTGTTGAGCCGCTCATACTCGACGAATCCGTCGCCGTCCTTGTCGCCATAGTCCCGGATCCACGCCAGCGCACGGTCCGCGTGCGGCAGCAGCGCAGCGATAGTCTCCGCGGCAAAACCCCAACGGCTGACCGATCCGAGCACCATCACGAATAGCGGCGTGGCATCGACGCTGCCGTAGTAGGCGGACTTGCCGCCCAGCGCTAGTCCGCTGGAGACATCGAGCCGTACCTCATGCAGGATCTTGCCCGGCTCCTCCTCCGTCATCGGATCCACGACGGCACCCTGGCGGTCCGCCAGGGTCTGAAGCGTGCCCAGCGCCAGGGACGGATCCACGGGTAGAGCCATTTCCGAGGCCCACAGCGAATCCCGGCCGAAAAGGGTCATGAACCAGGGCGCTCCGGCTGCCACCACCACCCGGTCCGGATGCTCCCGGTCTTCAATCCGCAGGGCGCCCAGGTCATCGTAGCTGCGCCGCAAAGTCCGTTCGATCGATCGGTTGCCCATCTGCAGCAGCGGGATTCTAGCCACCCACTCCTCCCGGCGCCGATCCTGCGGGGACACTCCTTCTCCATCCGCATGGACGAAGGCCACCGCGGCACCGGCCTCGCCCGTGCCGGGAACGACGGTGAGGATGGTGCTCCACTGCCCGTGCGGCGCGACCGATGCACGGTACGTTAGCGCTTCGGACGTGATCTCGGCTCGTGGGGCCTGGATCACGACGCCCTTCCGTACCTTCTGCCAGAGCGCCCGGATACTTAGTGCGTCGTCCGCTACTTGGCGGGTTTGCTCCCAAAGTCGTTGTATCCGTGCCTCTTTGACCTCGAAAAGGTCCGCGAAGTCCGCCTCAATGCGCACCGAGATCACGCATTCGGCCGGTTCCAAGGAGTAATTGCGGACCGTGATCTGCTCACGGAGGCCCGAACCAACTTCGCGCAGACGCTCAACGATCAGCGGGCTGTCGGCGTACCCGTCCAGGCGGGGGGCACGGCCGGCAAAGAGCGCCCGATAGGGCTCCTTCGTTTCCGCGGCGAGGGCCTCCAGCGGCTGGCCGTTAATGGTCAGGCACCAGCCCGACAGGACCCTGCTATCCAAGACGAAGAGACCGTGCGGATGTTCCGGACGGATGTCCCCGTTCGGCAACGAAATACAGAAAGAAGATCCTTCCACCAAAGTCACCGCCCCGGAACCTAACGGCCCGGCCGCAGTGTCAGCATTCCACCCCGCCATCCCCGCCCCTTCAAGACACACTGGCACCAGCGCGCCTTGGCCCCTCAAGTCACTCCGGTCGCCGCCAAATGATGCAACCGACGCTACTCTCGCT
The window above is part of the Pseudarthrobacter sp. IC2-21 genome. Proteins encoded here:
- a CDS encoding glycogen debranching N-terminal domain-containing protein: MAGWNADTAAGPLGSGAVTLVEGSSFCISLPNGDIRPEHPHGLFVLDSRVLSGWCLTINGQPLEALAAETKEPYRALFAGRAPRLDGYADSPLIVERLREVGSGLREQITVRNYSLEPAECVISVRIEADFADLFEVKEARIQRLWEQTRQVADDALSIRALWQKVRKGVVIQAPRAEITSEALTYRASVAPHGQWSTILTVVPGTGEAGAAVAFVHADGEGVSPQDRRREEWVARIPLLQMGNRSIERTLRRSYDDLGALRIEDREHPDRVVVAAGAPWFMTLFGRDSLWASEMALPVDPSLALGTLQTLADRQGAVVDPMTEEEPGKILHEVRLDVSSGLALGGKSAYYGSVDATPLFVMVLGSVSRWGFAAETIAALLPHADRALAWIRDYGDKDGDGFVEYERLNSQGLINQGWKDSWDGINFADGRMAEPPIALCEVQAYVYVAYQSRASMAYDAGDTALGDELAGRAVQLKKRFNEQFWIPERGYYAIALDRDKQPVDACASNMGHCLWLGLIDEDKAPLVVERLMSPEMFSGWGVRTLATDMGAYNPASYHNGSVWPHDNAIIAAGLLRYGFVEQAQRIATALLEAAEYSGGRLPELFCGFGRDQFTAPVPYPTACSPQAWAATTPILLVTSLMRYDTHVSRGGFWMDPVLPESYGDLHITNAPLAGGRITIDIANAVPTVQGLPEGMTFHRGHRPWFTELVEQAARHPESDVPPR
- a CDS encoding helix-turn-helix domain-containing protein translates to MPDKSVVRLHDVVSEAPLGLAPLVPGSPDAVITGAHTSDIHNPAGWLEPNTVLLTTGLRFVNAERDELLAVRLVEDLRKARVAALFFGIGVYFDQVPAMLVAACKQAGFPLYTVAHDVPFHRIENFINQSQASPDAYLQKRALWLSNDLLQSISAENPVHALIVRLAMACRGTAVLYEDSGRIVESSGDGPTHLIWKELRKGNNSSEILVIGQWGVMARPLVLRGDGFVIAVASRNHRVLKDLGDLLLETTQRLLAAVNGIAQFSDSRQRHENTQLLTLLQDGVPVAREFRHWERMRAFRFTPYEPLRAVVAANLAQEPMDPSFSEQLLRRAEASGLGLLLAENGRTPESPPGFHAVVSNSSALDAWLELTDSSVFVGLSEPYSDLARTPEAFREAEAAAGIARRQIQAATRTGSGIYKGIVRLDDVDPATWLLARRQSPQDKDKLNLFVEALHADSELKQTVICYLVNDLDVAKVAGVLFVHPNTVRYRLKKVETLVGGSLSSPRIIANLYLAFHDDVVALSQTWNEPGNP